A single region of the Pan troglodytes isolate AG18354 chromosome 18, NHGRI_mPanTro3-v2.0_pri, whole genome shotgun sequence genome encodes:
- the LOC736783 gene encoding chymotrypsinogen B precursor, producing the protein MASLWLLSCFSLVGAAFGCGVPAIHPVLSGLSRIVNWEDAVPGSWPWQVSLQDKTGFHFCGGSLISEDWVVTAAHCGVRTSDVVVAGEFDQGSDEENIQVLKIAKVFKNPKFSILTVRNDITLLKLATPARFSQTVSAVCLPSADDDFPAGTLCATTGWGKTKYNANKTPDKLQQAALPLLSNAECKKSWGRRITDVMICAGASGVSSCKGDSGGPLVCQKDGAWTLVGIVSWGSRTCSTTTPAVYARVTKLIPWVQKILAAN; encoded by the exons GCTGCGGGGTCCCCGCCATCCACCCTGTGCTCAGCGGTCTGTCCAGGATCGTGAATTGGGAGGACGCCGTCCCCGGCTCCTGGCCCTGGCAGGTGTCCCTGCAG GACAAAACCGGCTTCCACTTCTGCGGGGGCTCCCTCATCAGCGAGGACTGGGTGGTCACCGCTGCCCACTGCGGGGTCAG GACCTCCGACGTGGTCGTGGCTGGGGAGTTTGACCAGGGCTCTGACGAGGAGAACATCCAGGTCCTAAAGATCGCCAAG gtcTTCAAGAACCCCAAGTTCAGCATTCTGACTGTGCGCAATGACATCACCCTGCTGAAGCTGGCCACACCTGCCCGCTTCTCCCAGACAGTGTCCGCCGTGTGCCTGCCCAGTGCGGACGACGACTTCCCCGCGGGGACACTGTGTGCCACCACAGGCTGGGGCAAGACCAAGTACAATG CCAACAAGACCCCTGACAAGCTGCAGCAGGCAGCCCTGCCCCTCCTGTCCAATGCCGAATGCAAGAAgtcctggggcaggaggatcactgacgTGATGATCTGTGCCGGGGCCAGTGGCGTCTCCTCCTGCAAG GGTGACTCTGGAGGCCCCCTGGTCTGCCAGAAGGATGGAGCCTGGACCCTGGTTGGCATTGTGTCCTGGGGCAGCCGCACCTGCTCTACCACCACGCCCGCTGTGTACGCCCGTGTCACCAAGCTCATACCCTGGGTGCAGAAGATCCTGGCCGCCAACTGA
- the LOC736783 gene encoding chymotrypsinogen B isoform X1, whose product MCQGGPELASVDWGRTGRPARRQVRPRWVWGLSPSSPHSPPGCGVPAIHPVLSGLSRIVNWEDAVPGSWPWQVSLQVRGFCKVGGTLGRGQAGGAPGWEVLTLPILLPGQNRLPLLRGLPHQRGLGGHRCPLRGQVRTGQPRAPLPAPVGWEGSRACSLTHNALPRTSDVVVAGEFDQGSDEENIQVLKIAKVPRTRAAEGRAVGTGGDPSAASGTGAQWGRAGLVIPIPALGMDCSLTGTREGVCPRSLQVLPPPRASPRHSGPHPQVFKNPKFSILTVRNDITLLKLATPARFSQTVSAVCLPSADDDFPAGTLCATTGWGKTKYNANKTPDKLQQAALPLLSNAECKKSWGRRITDVMICAGASGVSSCKGDSGGPLVCQKDGAWTLVGIVSWGSRTCSTTTPAVYARVTKLIPWVQKILAAN is encoded by the exons ATGTGCCAGGGAGGTCCTGAGCTGGCCTCAGTGGACTGGGGTAGAACCGGGAGACCTGCACGCAGGCAGGTGAGGCCCAGGTGGGTTTGGGGCCTCAGCCCTTCTTCACCCCACTCCCCCCCAGGCTGCGGGGTCCCCGCCATCCACCCTGTGCTCAGCGGTCTGTCCAGGATCGTGAATTGGGAGGACGCCGTCCCCGGCTCCTGGCCCTGGCAGGTGTCCCTGCAGGTGAGGGGGTTCTGCAAGGTGGGGGGCACCCTGGGTAGGGGCCAGGCTGGGGGTGCCCCCGGGTGGGAGGTGCTGACCCTCCCCATCTTGCTCCCAGGACAAAACCGGCTTCCACTTCTGCGGGGGCTCCCTCATCAGCGAGGACTGGGTGGTCACCGCTGCCCACTGCGGGGTCAGGTGAGGACCGGGCAGCCCCGGGCTCCGCTTCCAGCCCCGGTCGGGTGGGAGGGGAGCAGGGCATGTTCTCTCACCCACAACGCTCTGCCCAGGACCTCCGACGTGGTCGTGGCTGGGGAGTTTGACCAGGGCTCTGACGAGGAGAACATCCAGGTCCTAAAGATCGCCAAGGTACCCAGGACCCGTGCAGCAGAGGGCAGGGCTGTGGGCACGGGGGGAGACCCCTCGGCTGCTTCAGGGACAGGCGCCCAGTGGGGCCGGGCTGGCCTCGTGATTCCCATTCCGGCCCTGGGGATGGACTGCTCCTTAACGGGCACCAGGGAAGGAGTCTGTCCTCGAAGCCTGCAGGTCCTGCCTCCTCCCAGGGCCTCACCCCGGCACTctggcccccacccccaggtcTTCAAGAACCCCAAGTTCAGCATTCTGACTGTGCGCAATGACATCACCCTGCTGAAGCTGGCCACACCTGCCCGCTTCTCCCAGACAGTGTCCGCCGTGTGCCTGCCCAGTGCGGACGACGACTTCCCCGCGGGGACACTGTGTGCCACCACAGGCTGGGGCAAGACCAAGTACAATG CCAACAAGACCCCTGACAAGCTGCAGCAGGCAGCCCTGCCCCTCCTGTCCAATGCCGAATGCAAGAAgtcctggggcaggaggatcactgacgTGATGATCTGTGCCGGGGCCAGTGGCGTCTCCTCCTGCAAG GGTGACTCTGGAGGCCCCCTGGTCTGCCAGAAGGATGGAGCCTGGACCCTGGTTGGCATTGTGTCCTGGGGCAGCCGCACCTGCTCTACCACCACGCCCGCTGTGTACGCCCGTGTCACCAAGCTCATACCCTGGGTGCAGAAGATCCTGGCCGCCAACTGA